The following proteins are encoded in a genomic region of Anticarsia gemmatalis isolate Benzon Research Colony breed Stoneville strain chromosome 17, ilAntGemm2 primary, whole genome shotgun sequence:
- the LOC142980146 gene encoding allergen Tha p 1-like gives MKLLIVLAVVVACALARPEDHYDDKFDNIDVDELIGSERLLKGYANCFLEKGKCTPEGKEVNKLIPEATTSSCGKCTEKQKILAAKTINAMKTKLPQEYSELIKKHDPEGKHGDELQKFIDTYGA, from the exons ATGAAACTATTAATTGTACTAGCTGTGGTAGTAGCGTGCGCGCTCGCTCGCCCCGAAGACCACTACGATGACAAGTTTGACAACATTGACGTTGATGAGCTGATTGGAAGTGAACGTCTACTGAAAGGTTACGCCAACTGCTTCCTTGAAAAGGGAAAGTGCACTCCTGAGGGAAAGGAAGTTAACA AACTAATACCCGAAGCAACCACTTCATCTTGCGGCAAGTGCACGGAGAAACAAAAGATCCTCGCAGCGAAGACTATCAACGCGATGAAAACCAAGTTGCCTCAAGAATACAGCGAACTGATCAAGAAGCACGACCCTGAGGGCAAACATGGAGATGAACTGCAGAAATTCATTGACACTTACGGCGCTTAG